DNA from Desulfuromonas sp. AOP6:
GGCCCTGGTCCTTTTTCACTATCGCTTCAGGAGGAGTGAGGAGACAAGCCCTTGAGGAGGGGAGGATGTCCCTTTACCTGAAAAGAGCCTTTGAGCCGCCCCAGCCACAGGATGGCTATCGCGTCCTGGTCGATGGCCTGTGGCCGCGGGGCCTGTCCAAGGACGCGCTGCAGGTACAGGAATGGTTGAAGGAGATCGCGCCGAGCCGTGAGCTGCGGCGGTGGTTCGGGCATGATCCGGACCGGTGGGAAGAATTCAGGCGCCGCTACTTCGAGGAACTGGAGGCGAAGGGGGAAGCGCTGACAGAACTGCGGGAGCGAGCCAGGCAGGGGACCCTGACTCTGGTCTACGCCGCCCGCGACGAGGAGCACAACAACGCCGTGGCGCTGCGGGACTATCTGCTCCGTCGGAAGTGAGGGGCAGGTCCGCCAGCAGACGAGCCTGCCCTCAAGAGGGGAGGCCTAGTGCTGATGAGCGTTCGGCGCCGCTGGCTGGCCGTGATGGGGTCCCTCATGCACGGCTTTGGCGATGCCCTCGACATAATGCACGTAGGTGACATAGGCCTCGACGAACTCGCGTCCGGCTGCCACGCTGCTGTTGGCCTGCTGCCGGGCCTCATGGGCAAGCTGGAAATAGTCCCGCACGCCTTCTTCCGCATGGGCGGCAATGGCTTTAGCCAGATCGTCGACGGAGCCCTGCTGCAGGGCCCGATCGGCGCGGGCTACAACCGGAGCGATGGCGCCGGCGGGCTTGAGGCCGGTGTAGGGTGCCCCTTCACCGGCCCGGTGAATGCGCACCAGGGTTTCAAAGAAGTAACGATCGGCCAGCTCCTTGGCCGCCGGGGAGAGCTGACGCACGGCGAGGGTCTGCGTGAAGGCGGCGCGTATCGCCTCTTCATCGGCGGCCCTTACCCACTTGAGGACGGGGGTGACATCCTGGTTTTCCAGGGCGCCCTTTGCCTCGACCACCACCGGGCCATCGAGGGCATCGCAGTGGGCGGCGGCCAGCCCCGGCAGCAGCAAGCCTGCCAGCAGCAGAAAGATGGTTACCCGTCTCAACAGCGCCTGTCGTCCCATTTCTTTCATCGCAAACTCCTTTCAATCTTGAATCCCGACAGCCTCATGCCGCCGGCAACAGTTTGGCCGCTTTGGGGAAGAGGATATTATTCTCCAGATGCACGTGCTTGTGGAGGTCGTCCTCAAATTCCTTGAGCAGGCGATAGGTGACTGCGAAGGTGTTGCAGACATCGGCGGGGATCGTGTAGTCGCCAGCCAGACGCCGGATTTCGTGAGTCGCCTCGCCAATGGCCTCATGGTCACGATGGAGGGTCTCCAGCGTCCGTCGCAGGTGACTGGCATCCTCTGTGGTCGGTGCGGTGCCGGCCTGGTGGGCGGCTTCGATGCCCTTGATGGCGGGAAAGAAGACCTCTTCCTCTTCGCGCAGGTGCTCCACCATGTCGGCGGCGATGCTGTCGAAAAGGGTGGCGATGCGAACCACCTCGGGGTGGTGTTCGCCGTGGACCTCGGCGATCTTGTGGGCGTAGGCGGCGATCTGACCCAGATTGTCGTTGAGCCAGGCATGGTGGTTGTTGACGATATAATCGGCCAGAAAGGCCAGATCCCAGGCGGCGTAGTTTTCGTGCCCGCTAGTCGCCGTTTCTTTGGCTGCCTCGAGTTCACGAAGGAGGTCGTCGGGGTCGAGACCCTTGTCGCGGGCGGCGTTGCCCAGGGTCACCTGGCCGCCGCAGCAGAAGTCGATGCCGTGTTTCTCGAAGACGGCGGCGTTCCGGTAATCCTCGGCGACCAGGTCGCCAATGGTCTGTTCCAAACGGTTTTGATTCGGTGTTGTGGTCTTGATTGTCATAGGTCACCTCTGCTTTCTGAAAAAACGCCAGAGTGCGTGTTTGTGAAGAAAAGGCGCTGTTGAGAAAAATTTAACAGAAAGACCCGGGTCAGAAATTGACCCGGGTCAAAGAGAAACCATTTTCTTTACTAATATACCAGGAAATCGCCGAAAGGACCGAAATCCGCCTAGTCGTCGCCCTCCCGGGTCGGTGTTGGATTCTTGTCCAGGCCGCGACCGCGCCAGAGGAAGAAGATGACGGGGTAGACCAGCATCTCCAGAGCCAGGGAGGTGACCGAGCCGCCGACCATGGGGGCGGCGATACGCTTCATGACGTCGGCGCCGGCGCCGGTGCTCCACATGATGGGAAAGAGGCCGGCGATGATGGTGACCACGGTCATCACCTTGGGACGGATCCGTTTGACGGCGCCGTGGTGGATGGCCTGCTTGAGGTCGCCCAGGGTGAGCATGCGACCTTCTTCCGTCCATTTTTTGTGAGCGAGGTCGAGGTAGAGGAGCATGACAACGCCCGTTTCGGCGTCGAGGCCGGCGAGGGCGATGAGGCCGACCCAGACGCCGATGGACATATTGTAGTCGAGCAGATAGAGCAGCCAGAAGGCGCCGACCAGCGAAAAGGGGACCGCCATGAAGACGATCGCTGTTTTAACGGCGGAATGGGTGCTCATGTAGATGATGACGAAGATGATCAGCAGGGTCAGCGGGATGATAACCAGCAGGCGGGCCCGGGTTGACTCGATGTACTCGTACTGGCCGCTCCAGACGATGTTGTAGCCGGTGGGCAGGCTGATGTTGTCGGCCACCGCCTGCTGGGCGTTTTCCACGTAGGTGCCGAGATCGATCCCCTTGATATCGACGTAAACCCAGGCCGTGCGCCGGGAGTTCTCCGTCTTGATGCTGTCGGGGTCGTTGCGCACGGTGATGGTCGCCAGCTGCTCCAGGGGAATATGGGCCCCTGTCGGCGAGGGCACGAGGAGCTGCCTGAGGGCGGGAATATCGCTGCGGAAGTCGCGGTCGTAGCGCAGGCTGATGGGGTAGCGCTCCAGCCCTTCGACGGTCTGGGTGATAGTCATGCCCCCCAGAGCCGACTGGATGACGTCCTGGATGTCCCCCACCTGAATACCATAGCGGGCGGCGGCGAGGCGGTCGATGTCGAAATCGAGAAAGAAGCCGCCAACGGTGCGTTCGGAGATGGCCGAAAGGGTGCCCTTGAGGGGGCGCACCACCGCTTCGACCTCCTCGCCCAGACGATTGAGTACCTCCAGATCGGGCCCCATGATCTTGATGCCGACGGGGGTCTTGATGCCGGTGGAGAGCATGTCGATGCGCGTCTTGATGGGCATAGTCCAGGCGTTGGTCAGGCCGGGAAACTGTACGGCGTTGTTAAGCTGCTCCGTCAGCTCGGCCACGGAGATCTTGCGTTTCTCTGGCAGCAGCCAGCGCAGGGGAATCTTGAGGGGCTCGCTCCATTGCGGCCAGTCGCTGTAGAAGCGGTGGTTCGGCATGTCCCGCCAGTCCGCCTCGTCCTTGAGCATAATGGTGGTCTCAATCATCATCATCGGTGCCGGATCGGTGGCGGTCTCCGCCCGGCCGATCTTGCCGAAGACCGTCTCCACTTCAGGGAACTGGCGGATGATGCGGTCGGTCTGCTGCAAAAGTTCCTTGGCCTTGGTCACCGACAGGCCCGGCAGGGTGGTGGGCATGTAGAGCAGATCCCCCTCGTACAGGGGCGGCATGAACTCCGTCCCCATCTTGGTCAAGGGGTAGCTGATGGAGATGACCAGCAGCAGGGCCACCAGCAGCGTCGTCTTGCGCCAGCGCAACACCAGATCGACCACGGGGTGGTAGAGGGCGATAAGCAGGCGGTTGATGGGGTTACGCTCCTCCGAGCGGATCTTGCCGCGGATGAGCCAGAGCATGAGGACGGGAACGATGGTGATAGAGAGGAGCGCCGCCGCCGCCATGGAGTAGGTCTTGGTGAAGGCCAGGGGCTTGAACATGCGGCCCGCCTGCTCCTGCAGGGTGAAAACCGGCGCGAAGGAGACGGTGATAACCAGCAGGGCGAAGAAGATGGTGGGCCCGACTTCCTTGGCCGCCTCGATGATGGCCTCCCGCCGCGGCCTTCCTCCCTTCTCCAGATGCTTATGGGCGTTCTCCACCATGATGATGGCCGAGTCGACCATGGTACCGATGGCAATGGCGATCCCGCCCAGGCTCATGATGTTCACGTTGATTCCCTGGGCGTACATGATGATGAAAGCCATGAGGATGGCCACGGGCAGGGCCAGAATGACCACGATGGCGCTGGGCAGATGAAAGAGGAAGAGGATGATGACCAGGCCGACGACCAGGCTCTCCTCCAGCAGCTTCTCCTTGAGGTTGGAGGTGGCGCGCTCGATCAGGCCGGAGCGGTCGTAGACGGGGATGATCTCCACCCCTTCGGGCAAACCAGCCTTGAGCTCCTCCAGCTTGCGCTTGACGTTGTCGATAGTCTTGAGAGCGTTTTCGCCATAGCGCATGACGATAATGCCGCCGACAGTCTCCCCTTCGCCGTCGAGGTCGGCGATGCCCCGCCGCATCTCGGGTCCGAGCCGAACGTCGGCGATATCCCGCAGCAGCACGGGGGTGCCGCGCTCCGTCGTCATGATGACCACGTTCTGCAGATCCTGCAGGTTCTGGATATAGCCGCGACTGCGGATCATGAACTCCGTTTCCGCCATTTCGATGGCGCCGCCGCCGACATCGAGATTGCTGTTCTTGATGGCCATCTCGACCATGGGCAGCGTGATATCAAAGGCGCGCAGACGATTGGGATCGACGGCTACCTGGTACTGCTTGACGAAGCCGCCGAGGCTGGCCACCTCGGCGACGCCTTCCACCGAGGTCAGCTCATAGCGCAGGAACCAGTCCTGGATGGAGCGCAGCTCCTGCAGGTTGTGGCGATCGCTGACCAGGGCGTATTCGTAGACCCAGCCGACCCCGGTGGCATCGGGACCCAGGGTCGGCGTCACCCCCTCGGGGAGCCGCCCGGAGACGTAGTTGAGATATTCAAGGACGCGGGAGCGGGCCCAGTAGATGTCGGTGCCGTCCTCGAAGATGATGTAGACGAAGGAATAGCCGAAGAAGGAATAGCCGCGCACCACTTTGGCGCCGGGGACGGCCAGCATCTGGGTGGTCAGCGGGTAGGTGACCTGGTCCTCCACCACCTGCGGCGCTTGGCCGGGATAGTCGGTGAAGATGATCACCTGCACATCCGAAAGGTCAGGGATGGCGTCGATGGGGATGTTGCGCAGGGAGTAGATCCCGCCGACGACGAGGAAGACGGTGGCCAGAACGACCACGAAGGTATTGCGTATCGACCATTCGATTATTTTTTCAAGCATCGCAGTATCCTGACAGCGTTGAAAGTGAGGGGTGAGGACTGAGGGAATAGGTACCTCAGGCCTGGCCGCACAGGGGTTGCCTGCTCGCTAGAACAGGTCTTCCAGGTCATCCTCCGGCTGCCCGACCGGATCGGACGCCGGGCTGGCGGGAGCCTTGGGAGCCATCATCTTCTGGATGGCCTCACGCAGCTTGCTCTCTGAATCGAGCATGAACTGGGCCGAGGTGACGACCTGTTCCCCCTGCTGGAGGCCGGAGAGAATCTGCACCTGGCCGTCTTCCCCCTGGATTCCCGTCTCGACCACGCGCGGCTCGAAGCGTCCCTCGCCGAGGGCGACGAAGACATGCTGCCGGGTGCCGGAGGTGAGGATGGCATCGACGGGGATGAGGAGGACGTCCTTGGAGGCCTGGGTGTGGAGGCGCACGTTGACGAACATCTCCGGTTTCAGCTCCAGGCCGGGGTTGGGCAGCTCGATGCGTACCTGCACGGTGCGGCTCTTGGGATCGACGGTGGGGTAGATGTAAACGATTTTGCCAGTCAGCGTGCGGTTACCGGCGTGAGGGACCTCCACCGTGACCGTCTGCCCCTCTTTCACCCAGGGGAGCTGGTACTCGTACAGGTCGGCCAGCACCCAGATGCGGCTCAAGTCGGTGAGCTGCATCAGCTCCATCCCCGGCTTCAGGCTCATCCCCTCGACGGCTTTCTTGTCGCCGACAATGCCGCTGACGGGAGCGAACAGCGTCAGGGTCTTGCGGATCTCTCCGCTCTTTTCCAGCTGCTCTATCTGGCGGGCACTGATGTCCCAGTAACTTAGGCGCTGACGGGCGGCGCTCAGGAGGCGCTCGCCACCGGCGCCGAGGTCGGCGATGGGGCTCTGGGCCAGCTCGGCCTGGTGGCGTAGGGCCAGCAGGTACTCCTGCTGGGCGGCGACCAGGTCGGGGCTGTAAATCTCGAGGAGCGGCTGTCCTTTTTGTACCAGCTGTCCCGTCTGGTTGACGTACAGGCGTTCGATCCAGCCACCGATCTTGCTGTTGACGGCGTACTGGGACGATTCATCATAGCTGATGCGGCCAACGGTGCGCACCTCGCGGTGCAGGTCGCCGCGGGTGACGGTCGCCGTGCGCACCCCCATGTTCTGGGTGGTGACGGGGTCTATGGCGATGGCGCTGCCGCCGGAGCCGTCTTCATAGACGGGAACGAGATCATGTCCCATGTAGTCCTGGCCGGGTTCGTCGCGGACATAGGTCGGGTCCATGGGCGAGGCCCAGTGGATGATCTTGGCTGGCCCGCCCGTAGCTTGCGAGCCACCCCCCGTGCCGGGCTTGAGGGGGGTCAGATCCATGGCGCAGATGGGGCAGATGCCCGGCTCATCCTGGATGATGAAGGGGTGCATGCCGCAGGTGTACTGCACCTTTTCCCCAGCGGCTGTCTCCGTTGCCGTCTCGTGGCCATGGTCGTCGTGGTCGCCGGAGCGCCCCCAGAAATAGCCGCCGCCGAGAGCGACGATCAGCAGCAGGGCGATCAGCAGCAGGGCGATCAGGGGAGATTTCATATTTCTTTTGCTCATGACAGAACCTCTTCTAAGGGGCGCTTACTTTGTTAAATCCGTACCGACCAGGGCCTCGAGCTGGGCCAGGCTCAGGCGGTAGTCGGCCATGGTCTGATAAAGTTGACGTTCATCGTTGAACAGGGTGGTCAGGCTGTTGAGCATCCGGGAAAAATCGACCTTGTTGTTGCTGTAGCCGATCTGGGCCGATTCAAAGGCGTGGGTCGATTGGGGGAGAATGCCGCCACGGTAGAGCTCCAGCAGGCGACCGGCACGATCGAGTTTTGCGAGCAGGTCGGCAATGCCCCCGTCGATGGCGTTGCGCAGGTCATGCAGTTCGGCCTGGGCCGTAGCTTGCTGGGCGTTGGCTTCGGCCACCCGAGCCTGCCGGCGTTCGCGCCAGATGGGCAGATTGAAAGAGACGGAAGCACTGTACATATCATCCCCCTCACCCCCCATGGCCGGTTCGCGCTGCATGTATTCGAGGGATAGGGTGAAATCGGGGTAGAAGGCTTTTTGGGCGAGAGCCTCCTCCGCCTTGCTCTTGTCGATCTGCGCGGACAAACCGGCGAGAAGAGGCCGCTTTTCCTCTGCCAATCGCCGGAGGGCATCGGCCCCATAGGGCACGGGCGGCGTGTCGAGGTCGGCGATATATCCGATGGGGGTGTCGGCGGGGCGGGCGAGGAGGCGGTTAAGGTTCGCCTGCAGGCTGCGCCGCTGCTGGTCGAGCCCAATCTGTGCTTCCAGCAGGCGCGAGCGCTCCACTTGGGCCCGGAGCACATCCTGCTGGCGGCCTTCACCAACGCCGTAGCGGGTTTCGGCGGCCCGGATCACCGTCTCCATCACCTGGAGATTGCGGCTCAGGATATCCTGAGCCTTGTCGACCAGAAACAGGCGGGCGTAGACTTCTTTCACCAGGGCCGTCAGGGCCAGCTTGCGCTCCTCATGGCGGGCCTGGGCAGAGACCGCATCCAGGCTGGCGGCTTCCCGGGCCAGCGCGCGTTTGCCAAAGAAGGGGAGTTTTTGGCTGAGGCCGATCACCTTGGACGTCATGCCATCCTGATCAAAGGCGAAGGGATCGCTCACCAGGCCGTTGCTGATCCCCAGCATCAGCATGGGGTCATCAAAGCTGCCGGCCTGCTGGGCTTTTGCTAAAAAGGTCTGCCACTGGGCCTCGGAGGCTTCGATGGAAGGGTTGCGGCTGACCGCCTCCTGCACCAGGGCAGGCAGATCAGGCGCCGGTGGGTCGGTGCCCCAGGCCTTTGTCCCCAACAGGAGCAAAAAGAGAACCATTCCGGTCAAAAGCTGTCGATTCACCCATGTCGCCATCGCTGTTCCTCAATTTCGTAACGGGAACCCTCTGTCGGTTCCGAAAAAGTTCACTGGTTCACTTCCTCCTCCCAAGGAGCAAGCACTATGCCCAGCCGCTCCTTCCCGACGAACAGGGCATTCGGACTGCCTTTTATAAATCGAATTGTTTTTATATTAGGCGGGTTTGGCCGAATGTCCATGCCCCTGCCGGCAGAGTGAAAGTTGGGGAGAGCGGATATGGGGGGGAAAAGACCGTGCGACGGCAACAGGCAAGAGGGCGATTTTGTAGAATAATTCACGCGGGCCGTAGAATAATCTACAGCTGTTTGCGGGGGCAGAGAGGCTGGTTGGTGCTTAATCGGTAGGGGGTGTCGTCGGTGAATTGAACTCGCGTACAAAGATTTCCCAAAAGGCCACGAACAAAGCGGCAATCAGCGGACCGACGACGAAGCCGTTCATGCCAAAGACCGCAAAGCCGCCCAGGGTCGACAACAGGACGATATAGTCGGGCAGTTTGGTGTCACGCCCCACCAGAATCGGGCGCAGAATGTTGTCCACCAGACCGATCACCCCTACGCCGAAAGCGGTGAGAATGAGGCCCTGCACCCAATCGCCAATGGCGAAGAGGTAAATAGCGACCGGAGCCCAGATGAGGCCAGCGCCCACCACGGGGATGAGGGAGAGGAGGGTCATCACCACGCCCCAGAGCAGGGCGCCGGGAATGCCGAGAATGGCGAAGATAATACCCCCCAGACTACCTTGTACCACGGCGACAACGAGGTTGCCTTTGACGGTGGCCCGGGCCACTTCGGCAAATTTGGCGAAAAGAAGACGCTCCCGTTCATCCCCCAGAGGAAGGGCGCGCACCAGCATTTCGACCAACTGCTGCCCATCCCGCAGCAGGAAAAAAGCGACATAGAGCATGAGGCCGAGGCTGACGAAAAACTGCAGGGTATCCTGGCCAAACTGTACGGCGTTTTGGGCGAGAAAGCGACTGGCCGCCAGCGCTGCCCCCGACAACTGTTCCTGCAGGGGGTTCAGGTCGAGATTCAGGCGTTCGAGAAAATTCTGAATAACGGGAAAGGCCTCCCGAATACGTTGAATATATTGGGCGAAATCCAGGTCGCCGTTCTGCAGGCGCTGGTACAGACTGGCGCCCTCCTGCAGAAATGAGCCAAAGACGAAGAGGGTCGGAACAATGCCGATGAGGACTCCGGCAGTCAAAGTCGCCAGCGCGGCCAGATTGCTGCGCTCTCCCCAGGCGGCCAGCAGGCGCCGGTAGAGGGGATAGAAAATCAGGCCGACAATACAGGCCCAGAAAATCGCCCCGAAAAAAGGCTTGAGCAGCACAAGAAACAGAATCGTCACCAGCCCCAGCATCAAAAGAAAGGTCAACTTTTCGAGCCAGGGCAACTCCTTGGGCTGATTGTCTTTTTGGTCAGGCATCTGGCGCATCTCTTTCGTTGCGTGGAATAAAAGCAAGGAACGGCTGAAAGTTTATCATAGTTTCTTGCTGGACGTTAAAGCTCTTTCGTTTCACATCCCCTCCCGCCGGGTAGCCACTCCTGTCTTCGGGAAGATTGCTAAAAGGTAATCTTCCGGTCATGTTTCGACAACTATTCTGTTTTACATTCACCCTGTTTGAAAAGCACGAAACCTCAGGGCCTTGCGCGTTAAGCAACAGGCTTTCAAGGGAAAGGTTGCGGGTACCCCGTGAAACTTCTATTCAGCAATCCAAGGTCAGCCCCTGCGGTGGAAAAGCTGCTGCCAGACCTGACCAAATACCTTTTGGTCAGTGTTTTTGGCACGTTGGTGCATTACGGTCTCATGGTGACCCTGATCCGGCGATTTTCTGCAGGCGTGTTGCCCGCTTCCACCGCAGGGGCGATGACAGGTGCCCTGATCATTTATCTGCTGAATTATTTCTGCACCTTCCACAGCCGGAAAAGACACCTGGAGTCCGTGTCCAGGTTTTTCCTGGTCGCTGCCTTGGGGCTGGTCATTAACGGACTCGTCTTAAAAGCGATGCTTGGCTGTCTAGGCGGACACTATCTTATCGCTCAGTGTCTTGCCACCGGCGCTGTTTTCGGATTCAGCTTCACCTTAAACCGGACCTGGACATTTTAAAGGAGCCAGAATATGAGAAAACCCTCCCTCAACAAGGCGGCAAAAACAGTTCAGAAAGAGACCCTGCTGACGGTTGTGGTGCCGGCCTACAACGAACAGGAAGTTATTCTTGAATTCCACCGCAGGCTCTGCTCGGCCCTGGAAGGGGCCGACATAGACCGCGCAGAAATCCTCTATGTCAATGACGGGAGCAGCGATAATACCCTGCCCCTGTTGTTGGAGCTGATGCGAGAGGACCGGCGCGTCGAGGTCCTTGACCTGAGTCGCAACTTCGGCAAGGAGGCGGCGATGACAGCCGGGTTGGATCATGCTCACGGCGATGCGGTGGTGGTGATCGACGCCGATCTGCAGGATCCGCCGGAACAGATTCCCGACATGGTCAGGGAATGGCGTCAGGGCTTCGATGTGGTTTACATGCGGCGCCTCAGCCGGGAAGGGGAAACCTGGCTGAAAAAGACGACCGCCCGCGCTTTTTATGCGCTCATGGCCCGCGTGGGACGCGTCAAGGTGCCCGAGAATGTAGGTGATTTCCGTTTGCTGAGCCGGCGGGCAGTCGATGCCTTGAAGCAGCTGCCCGAACGGACCCGGTTCATGAAGGGGCTTTTTGCCTGGATCGGTTTCCCGGCGAAAGAGCTTCCCTACCACCGTGATCCCCGCTATGCAGGCGTCACCAAGTGGAACTACTGGGGGCTGTGGAATCTGGCGATCGAAGGGATAACCTCATTTACCGTGGCGCCCCTGAAAATTGCCAGCTATATCGGATTTCTGACCTCGGCGGCGGCGCTGCTTTACGGGCTGTTTGTCCTGGCCAAAGCGCTGTTTTTCGGCGATCCGGTGCCAGGCTACCCAAGCCTGATGGTCGTGATCTTGTTTCTGGGCGGCCTTCAGCTGTTGGCCATCGGCGTGGTCGGTGAGTACCTGGGGCGGATGTTTGTCGAAACCAAGCAGCGGCCCATTTACCTGGTGAACAGTCACCACCGTGCGGCCATCGGGCGGGTGGTCCTGAAACCTTTCGATTTGGCCCGCAGGAACCAAGAGGCGTTATCATGGCATTCCAATTGACATCTATTCAACGCAAGGTGTTCCGGGGGATACTCGCTGTGGCAGCGATGGTCCGCCTGCTGTCCCTGGGAAGCTATCCGCTGGCCGATACTACCGAGGCGCGCTATGGCGAAATCGCCCGGCTCATGGCACAGACGGGCGATTGGATCACCCCGCAGATTCATCAGGGTGTTCCTTTCTGGGGAAAGCCCCCCCTGTCGACCTGGCTTTCGGCCCTTTCCATCCGCGTACTGGGAGTGAACGAGTTCGCCATTCGTTTGCCGTCGTTTCTGTTAGCTCTTCTTGTTCTCGCCCTGGTTTATTTCATCGCCGTCCGGCAGCGTGGGCAGGATTTTGCCCTGGTGGCGACTGTGGTACTGGCCCTCTCCGTTCTGTTCTTCGTCAGCAGCGGAGCGGTCATGACCGATCCCGCCCTGCTTTTAGGCACGACGCTTTCGATGGTCGCTTTTTGGCGGGCCATGACAGCAAAGAAAAGCCGTGCCCTGGTCTGGGGATATCTCTTCTTTGTCGGTCTGGCCATTGGTCTCCTGGCCAAGGGCCCGGTTGCTTTGATTCTAACCGGTCTGCCCGTCGGGGGCTGGGTCCTCTGCCAAAGACAGTGGGGCCATGTCTGGCGCCGCCTTCCCTGGTTTTCGGGTCTGGCGCTTTGTCTTGCCCTGAGCGCACCCTGGTATTATCTGGCGGAGATAAAGACCCCGGGGTTTCTCGATTATTTTTTGATCGGCGAACACTGGAAGCGTTTTATGGTTTCAGGCTGGCAGGGTGATCTTTACGGCAATGCTCACTCCCGGCCCCTGGGGACCATCTGGCTGTACTGGCTGGTGACAGCGCTGCCGTGGTCCCTGGTTTTGCTCGCCTCCCTCTTCAGGAAAGAGTTCCGACAAAAAGTGGGCCTCATGCTCAGACGCCCCGACGGCTGGGGGGTGTATCTGGTGCTGTGGTCTGTCGCCCCCATGGTTTTTTTCACCCTGGCCGGCAACATTCTGTGGACTTACGT
Protein-coding regions in this window:
- a CDS encoding efflux RND transporter periplasmic adaptor subunit, whose translation is MSKRNMKSPLIALLLIALLLIVALGGGYFWGRSGDHDDHGHETATETAAGEKVQYTCGMHPFIIQDEPGICPICAMDLTPLKPGTGGGSQATGGPAKIIHWASPMDPTYVRDEPGQDYMGHDLVPVYEDGSGGSAIAIDPVTTQNMGVRTATVTRGDLHREVRTVGRISYDESSQYAVNSKIGGWIERLYVNQTGQLVQKGQPLLEIYSPDLVAAQQEYLLALRHQAELAQSPIADLGAGGERLLSAARQRLSYWDISARQIEQLEKSGEIRKTLTLFAPVSGIVGDKKAVEGMSLKPGMELMQLTDLSRIWVLADLYEYQLPWVKEGQTVTVEVPHAGNRTLTGKIVYIYPTVDPKSRTVQVRIELPNPGLELKPEMFVNVRLHTQASKDVLLIPVDAILTSGTRQHVFVALGEGRFEPRVVETGIQGEDGQVQILSGLQQGEQVVTSAQFMLDSESKLREAIQKMMAPKAPASPASDPVGQPEDDLEDLF
- a CDS encoding CusA/CzcA family heavy metal efflux RND transporter — encoded protein: MLEKIIEWSIRNTFVVVLATVFLVVGGIYSLRNIPIDAIPDLSDVQVIIFTDYPGQAPQVVEDQVTYPLTTQMLAVPGAKVVRGYSFFGYSFVYIIFEDGTDIYWARSRVLEYLNYVSGRLPEGVTPTLGPDATGVGWVYEYALVSDRHNLQELRSIQDWFLRYELTSVEGVAEVASLGGFVKQYQVAVDPNRLRAFDITLPMVEMAIKNSNLDVGGGAIEMAETEFMIRSRGYIQNLQDLQNVVIMTTERGTPVLLRDIADVRLGPEMRRGIADLDGEGETVGGIIVMRYGENALKTIDNVKRKLEELKAGLPEGVEIIPVYDRSGLIERATSNLKEKLLEESLVVGLVIILFLFHLPSAIVVILALPVAILMAFIIMYAQGINVNIMSLGGIAIAIGTMVDSAIIMVENAHKHLEKGGRPRREAIIEAAKEVGPTIFFALLVITVSFAPVFTLQEQAGRMFKPLAFTKTYSMAAAALLSITIVPVLMLWLIRGKIRSEERNPINRLLIALYHPVVDLVLRWRKTTLLVALLLVISISYPLTKMGTEFMPPLYEGDLLYMPTTLPGLSVTKAKELLQQTDRIIRQFPEVETVFGKIGRAETATDPAPMMMIETTIMLKDEADWRDMPNHRFYSDWPQWSEPLKIPLRWLLPEKRKISVAELTEQLNNAVQFPGLTNAWTMPIKTRIDMLSTGIKTPVGIKIMGPDLEVLNRLGEEVEAVVRPLKGTLSAISERTVGGFFLDFDIDRLAAARYGIQVGDIQDVIQSALGGMTITQTVEGLERYPISLRYDRDFRSDIPALRQLLVPSPTGAHIPLEQLATITVRNDPDSIKTENSRRTAWVYVDIKGIDLGTYVENAQQAVADNISLPTGYNIVWSGQYEYIESTRARLLVIIPLTLLIIFVIIYMSTHSAVKTAIVFMAVPFSLVGAFWLLYLLDYNMSIGVWVGLIALAGLDAETGVVMLLYLDLAHKKWTEEGRMLTLGDLKQAIHHGAVKRIRPKVMTVVTIIAGLFPIMWSTGAGADVMKRIAAPMVGGSVTSLALEMLVYPVIFFLWRGRGLDKNPTPTREGDD
- the ric gene encoding iron-sulfur cluster repair di-iron protein, with the protein product MTIKTTTPNQNRLEQTIGDLVAEDYRNAAVFEKHGIDFCCGGQVTLGNAARDKGLDPDDLLRELEAAKETATSGHENYAAWDLAFLADYIVNNHHAWLNDNLGQIAAYAHKIAEVHGEHHPEVVRIATLFDSIAADMVEHLREEEEVFFPAIKGIEAAHQAGTAPTTEDASHLRRTLETLHRDHEAIGEATHEIRRLAGDYTIPADVCNTFAVTYRLLKEFEDDLHKHVHLENNILFPKAAKLLPAA
- a CDS encoding GtrA family protein, which encodes MKLLFSNPRSAPAVEKLLPDLTKYLLVSVFGTLVHYGLMVTLIRRFSAGVLPASTAGAMTGALIIYLLNYFCTFHSRKRHLESVSRFFLVAALGLVINGLVLKAMLGCLGGHYLIAQCLATGAVFGFSFTLNRTWTF
- a CDS encoding DUF6448 family protein; the encoded protein is MKEMGRQALLRRVTIFLLLAGLLLPGLAAAHCDALDGPVVVEAKGALENQDVTPVLKWVRAADEEAIRAAFTQTLAVRQLSPAAKELADRYFFETLVRIHRAGEGAPYTGLKPAGAIAPVVARADRALQQGSVDDLAKAIAAHAEEGVRDYFQLAHEARQQANSSVAAGREFVEAYVTYVHYVEGIAKAVHEGPHHGQPAAPNAHQH
- a CDS encoding AI-2E family transporter; this encodes MPDQKDNQPKELPWLEKLTFLLMLGLVTILFLVLLKPFFGAIFWACIVGLIFYPLYRRLLAAWGERSNLAALATLTAGVLIGIVPTLFVFGSFLQEGASLYQRLQNGDLDFAQYIQRIREAFPVIQNFLERLNLDLNPLQEQLSGAALAASRFLAQNAVQFGQDTLQFFVSLGLMLYVAFFLLRDGQQLVEMLVRALPLGDERERLLFAKFAEVARATVKGNLVVAVVQGSLGGIIFAILGIPGALLWGVVMTLLSLIPVVGAGLIWAPVAIYLFAIGDWVQGLILTAFGVGVIGLVDNILRPILVGRDTKLPDYIVLLSTLGGFAVFGMNGFVVGPLIAALFVAFWEIFVREFNSPTTPPTD
- a CDS encoding TolC family protein codes for the protein MATWVNRQLLTGMVLFLLLLGTKAWGTDPPAPDLPALVQEAVSRNPSIEASEAQWQTFLAKAQQAGSFDDPMLMLGISNGLVSDPFAFDQDGMTSKVIGLSQKLPFFGKRALAREAASLDAVSAQARHEERKLALTALVKEVYARLFLVDKAQDILSRNLQVMETVIRAAETRYGVGEGRQQDVLRAQVERSRLLEAQIGLDQQRRSLQANLNRLLARPADTPIGYIADLDTPPVPYGADALRRLAEEKRPLLAGLSAQIDKSKAEEALAQKAFYPDFTLSLEYMQREPAMGGEGDDMYSASVSFNLPIWRERRQARVAEANAQQATAQAELHDLRNAIDGGIADLLAKLDRAGRLLELYRGGILPQSTHAFESAQIGYSNNKVDFSRMLNSLTTLFNDERQLYQTMADYRLSLAQLEALVGTDLTK
- a CDS encoding DUF488 domain-containing protein, with translation MSLYLKRAFEPPQPQDGYRVLVDGLWPRGLSKDALQVQEWLKEIAPSRELRRWFGHDPDRWEEFRRRYFEELEAKGEALTELRERARQGTLTLVYAARDEEHNNAVALRDYLLRRK